TTGAATTGCTGCTCCTCGGACTCCTGCGAACAGAAACAAGTTTTATTTATATCATTTCATGTATATCCACAGGGGTAGGGTTAGGAGGATTTACCGTAACAACTATGACCTACAGATATAACATAATACCTGTTGGAAGCAGGATAATTTATGAAGGATGGTTTTATTTCTTTTATGGTATGGGTATGTTGTTAGCTCCATTTGCAGGGGAATTATTTATTCATAATATAGAATTTGTGCAGAATATGAATATAGGGTTAAATCAGTTTCAATTATTGTTCTTTTTTGCTTTTGTTATAATGTGGCTGCTGATTTTTATTTCATTTGTAAAGCCTAAAGTTTTCAAGGAGGTTTAAATATAATTTTAGGTCAAAATTAAATAACCCGGGGTAATGTTCTTCTGCCAAAATAAACCTTGCTTTTATCATATGATTTGATAAAATTAAGATAATGGTAGCATGTCAAAAACTTAACATGTTAATAATAAAACATAATATTAATATTAAATATTAATATTAAATAACGATATAAAAGGAGCTGATCACATGCCGTTAGTTACATCAAAAGAAATGTTTAAAAAAGCATATGAAGGTGGATATGCAATTGGAGCATTTAATGTTAATAACATGGAGATAGTTCAAGGTATTACAGAAGCCGCAAAAGAAGAGAATGCACCTCTTATTCTGCAAGTTTCTGCCGGAGCAAGAAAGTATGCAAAGCATACATATCTTATGAAATTGGTTGAAGCAGCAATTGAAGATACAGGACTTCCAATATGTCTGCACTTAGACCACGGTGAAGATTTTGAAATATGCAAATCCTGTATTGACGGCGGATTTACATCAGTTATGATCGACGGTTCAAAATATCCTTTTGAAGAGAATATAAGGCTTACAAAACAGGTTGTTGACTATGCCCACGAGAGAGGCGTTGTTGTTGAAGGTGAATTAGGAAAATTGGCAGGTATTGAAGATAACATCAATGTATCTGAAAAAGATGCAGCCTTCACAGATCCAGACCAAGTTGAAGAATTTGTTGCAAGAACAGGTGTTGATTCCCTGGCAATTGCAATTGGTACAAGCCATGGTGCTTACAAGTTTAAAGGTGAACCAAAGCTGAGATTTGATATTCTTGAGGAAATACAGAGAAGGCTTCCCGGTTTCCCAATTGTATTACACGGTGCTTCTTCAGTTATACCTGAATTGGTAGATACTATCAATAAATACGGCGGACAAATGCCAGGGGCAAAAGGTGTTCCGGAAGATATGCTGAGAAAAGCTGCTTCAATGGCGGTTTGTAAGATAAATATCGACTCTGATTTAAGACTTGCTATGACTGCAGCAATCAGAGAACATTTTGCAAACCATCCGGCAGATTTTGACCCAAGGAAGTACCTTGGTCCTGCAAGAGAAAGCATTAAGAAGCTTGTAAAGCATAAACTGAGAAATGTATTAGGATGCAGCGGTAAAGCATAATACTAAAGCATAATACTTGGCAGTATATTCGTTCTATACAACCATTCTGATAAAAAAATACCATTTAAAAGAAGAAGGCCTTAAGTCAATATGACAGGCCTTCTTTTTCTGTATAATAAAATAGCTAGTAGTCAATAATACTTTTTGAGGTGTTGTTGATTGAAAAAAAGAATAGGGATTCCCAGAGGTTTATTTTATTATCAATATTTTCCCTTATGGGATGTTTTTTTTAAAGAGCTTGGGGCGGAAGTCGTTCTTTCAGGAACTACAAATAAAAAAATTTTTAATGATGGGGTAATGGTTTGCAATGATCAAA
Above is a window of Clostridiaceae bacterium DNA encoding:
- the fba gene encoding class II fructose-1,6-bisphosphate aldolase, whose amino-acid sequence is MPLVTSKEMFKKAYEGGYAIGAFNVNNMEIVQGITEAAKEENAPLILQVSAGARKYAKHTYLMKLVEAAIEDTGLPICLHLDHGEDFEICKSCIDGGFTSVMIDGSKYPFEENIRLTKQVVDYAHERGVVVEGELGKLAGIEDNINVSEKDAAFTDPDQVEEFVARTGVDSLAIAIGTSHGAYKFKGEPKLRFDILEEIQRRLPGFPIVLHGASSVIPELVDTINKYGGQMPGAKGVPEDMLRKAASMAVCKINIDSDLRLAMTAAIREHFANHPADFDPRKYLGPARESIKKLVKHKLRNVLGCSGKA